The window CCTCTATCATTAGTTCGCCTGATTTTTCAAACACAAGCATGATCTCATCGTCTTTGCCGACCGAGAACGCGTCGGTTATATCTTGGAACGAAACGAAAGGACGTCCGGGTTCCAGCAACACCGCGGCATGCGGAGGGATGATAATGCCCTTTGAGACGACAATGTGTTTCGAAGTGTTGTGTAACACCGCTCTCCCCAATCGTCTGGACGTCACGTTGACCAGCGTGTCGGGGGTATCCCCATTATTATGAACGATCATTGAAAGGAATGCGCTATTCTCGCCTCTGTTGGGCATTCTCAGGTGTGGATTTTCAACTTTAAGGTGACCAATCATAAAATCTTGCGCAAGAGCTATTGGTGGCGTGCGCTCGATGACTATGATAATCATGCATGCCGCGAAACCAGCCTGACCGAGCTGCGTTAGACGTTGTTGTCTTGAAGAAAACACATTGAAATATTCGACGAACCTTGCACCGAAACGACGAAGTCTTGAGATGAGCCTCCAATCGCGGCTTTCGAGTTGGTCCAACGCCGATTCCTCCTGCTAATTGAAGTCTTTTCCCAGATTTCATATGGGTCAGCTTTTAGTATCGTATTACGAGCTAAGATAACTCGTTAGATGATTGGGAGCAAGGGGGTCGCGCACACGAACCCAATCGAAAAGGAGCC is drawn from Methylocystis sp. IM3 and contains these coding sequences:
- a CDS encoding copper chaperone PCu(A)C, which translates into the protein MDQLESRDWRLISRLRRFGARFVEYFNVFSSRQQRLTQLGQAGFAACMIIIVIERTPPIALAQDFMIGHLKVENPHLRMPNRGENSAFLSMIVHNNGDTPDTLVNVTSRRLGRAVLHNTSKHIVVSKGIIIPPHAAVLLEPGRPFVSFQDITDAFSVGKDDEIMLVFEKSGELMIEAEVEATDSYRLHDR